The window TTCCCATGGACCAACAAATTTTGGGGATTTTCCATCCCACTCCTCACTACCATATCATGCATCACGTTTGCAAACAGgttatcttcttcttcttgttttcttaCCAAGCTTACTCCCTTACCATGTCAGtcactttttgttgtttttccccaGTTGTCTGGTCCTGTGCTGGCAGTTCAACCTACCACATCTTGTTGTTTCCCTCAGACATCAAAGGCTTTTTCTGGCACTTGTACCCACGACTCCTACAACATTGGTCCAAACATCTGATGATGATGTTCACACTCTACATTGTACATGAGTCCTCACTTCATGATCTTTGGCATCTTCTTATGCTCTGCTGTAGTACACATACAATTTATCAtagcacagacacagacacagacacacacacacacacacacacacacacattaatacacattaTTATGATTACCTGCAGCACACATATACTATGTTGATCACAGAAAAAAGACACTACAGTAGCAGTAGAGCCCTAAACCCGgcttactgtgttttttttatagcttGCTCCGCTCAAGGTGAGGACAACCAGAGAGCCAAAAGGGAGACCGTTATTTCTGAGCCCTTCACTCTGGACCCGGTGACTCTCGCCATGGTTTTCCACAGGAGCTGTGACAAAAGCCAGGAGTAAGAGCACACATGCCCTCAGCTCCTACCTGCTATTACTGAGAAATGTGTCTCTCAAATGTTCAAGAGCTTTCTACAATTCTTGAATGAAGTGTCACGGTAGCCTGTGACACTTCATTCAAGACTTCTTAATATTTTGCCCTTAAATGTTACATCAGTATCCTGCCCTCATGCCATCAGGTCTCGGAAGCTGATTCAGGCAGCGTTTCTGAagaatgacttgttgaaaaaccTCGATGAAGGAGAAATCAGAGCCATCATCGCCTGTATGTACTCCACCACCATCCATCAAGGCTGTTATGTCATTCAGGAGGGGACCAACGGGGCTCAGGCTTATGTTGTGGAAGGTAAATCATTTTCTTCTTACAACCGCTAACATAAATCATGCTTGAGgatatttattaacatttactcGAGATGACAACTGCTAAAAGAACAGTCAGATGGAACTATTcttttttgtattatatttatatatcagtTGTCTTACTGCTGGCTCACAGTTCAAGCATATAGCAATCTGACACTGCTCTCAGACACGTGTGATGTAAGAGTAGCATGTTTGAGCAAGAAAAGAAGATGCACTCGGGGGAATAACGAGCGACCCACATTGATGTTTGTGTTGAAATGTCAACTTGATAcaagagggaggagaaaagCGGTTCTTTGCCTTGCCCCGGTTTACAGGGTTCATCAGTGCTTGATTGTCCTCAGGAATCTTGGCTGCGTTTGTAATGTGACAGCTAATAGAGAGAGGCTGCTCCCTATTTTTCTCCTGTCATACTAACCAGTGAGAGGTGGTGGCCTTGTTCGGTGCAGGGATGATTGCATATCTGCTGGTCGTACAGTATATCTCAGATAGCTGGAAGGCCTccttacaaatacaaaaacacatttagaaaaGCACAGTTTTTGATCACACGTGCATAGTAGAGTTCTACATATTATGATCGTGCATGTCttcactgagtgtgtgtttactgcagAAGGgaggctggaaatgacaaaagacGGACTGAAGGTGCTCACAGTTGAACCAGAAGACATGTTTGGAGAGGTGGCACTCCTCTACAACTGCACCTATACCTACTCTGTCGCAGGTATCAAAGCATTGTGTCAGCTTTTTGGTTTTGTAATTTCATGCTGATATGGAAATACATGTGGGGTTTCGCTGTGATTAATTTTGATTTGTTGGGGATATAAATAATTCTTGTTTAAGAGAATATCACAAGCAGGCGGATTTCTGGCTTTCTTGGTCTTAGACAGAAGACATCAGTTGAATTTGAAATCAAAGACCTTTGGAGACAACACCACAgcttcaaatattttttttttctcagtgatgTGGggagttttaaacattttcttctttcctgccATCTTACTGTCACATCTCCTCTCTGCACTCCTACATGCAGTAACGTCTTTGTTCGTGGATATTGAATTTTCACAGTTATGTACAAGTaacattttcagaaacagtTTGTAGTCGGTGCTCTTTTCTTGTAGTTATATTATGACCTACACATATATGCTGTAAGAATTTGTGATATTCCCCAGAAAATGGAAAGCCTGCTTTTATTTCCACCCAGCATCTGATGGCAGAATCTAGTGGGAAAACTTTCTCAGCCATCTCTACATGACCTGGTTTCACAAATAAATAGGCTGTGGAAATGGCTAGGATGgctttaaatggaaaaatctgttttttgccTTGTTTGGTCCCTAAGCATCTTATTCTCTTTTTATACTGCTTTCTTTATCTTGTGACCACCAGTCAGCTTTTCCAATTTACTGTTCCACACTATATGTCTGCTCTGGTAACAATGCTCCACTTGTGTCGGCAGTCTGGTGTCCTTTGTTCGATGTCCATTTCTGTCAGCCCTTCCCTTGGATCTCTTCAGGGTCCTCTTCCTCCTGAcctgaaattactttttttttttttcatttttgccatCTGAGACCAACAATAAGGATATTGCTTGTGTGGTCTCCTTTGACAGTGATAAAGGTGCAGGTGAAAACGGGGCTTCATCATTAGGTCATGGAAGTGCATAGAATGTACTGCaggaaatgtcagaaaatcctCCTTTGTGGATAAGGTTTTATTTGCTAAAAATATCCTGCACGGCTTTCGCACGCAAATAAAAAGCAATGGCCATGAATTATGTGTCTCATGGAGGATAAGTAAAAAAGCAGATGAAGTATATCCAAATGCTGCAGTTGAGATATCAGGACTACTCCTCATTATCAGATGGTGGATGTAATTAGACCATTTAGAGGACATCCACTTCCGTTTGCAGGAAGCTTCAGTGAACTAATCAATATGTCATTATTAATTCACAACACCCTCTTTCAAGCCCTGTTATAAGGAAGAGTGTAATAATAAGTAAGGAAATCAGATTAGATTTATATTAAAAGTCCTCCTCTGTAAGAAAAAGAAGTACTCATGTTGCAGGCTGCCTGCTCTTCACACTGTAGCACATTCTGTCCTCTAATATCAAACCTTGCTCTGTATTgtatacacacattcatcacaGAGTTCACACATCTTTGAGAGCCATTTGAATACTGCAGCACCACTGACACAGCCTTTCTTTTCATCTGCAGCACAAACGGACAGCAAGCTGTGGGTTATTGACCGCAAGAGTTACCAGACCATACTTACGCAGAGCGGTCTCAACAGCCTTTCTTATTCAATGGAGCTGCTTAGCAGGTGAACATGATACCGATACACTTgatttgacacaaaaaaaaggCCCAGTAACCTGCTTTGTATTCTAGCTCCTTCAACACAACATCACCAGGGCCATGTTGTTTGTCAGTCACCACACTGCTGCGTAAAGGTCTTAAGTACTTTTCTGTGTGGTTTCACTATCACACGATGTCAACACTCCCATGATATGGTTCTAAATATGCCACCCAAGACCGGTGGAAAGATTAAATGAAACTCTTTTCAAACCTGTCCTTGTGGATAGTATCTTATCATGCCttcctgtgtgtctgcagcGTTCCCTGTCTGCAGTCATTGCCAGAGGATGTCATCATGAAAATGTCTGATCTCCTGGAAGAGGTACAGATTAAGCACTTAAAATCAGAAGCACTATGTTGTGTAACCATCACTCGTTCATCAAACAAAATCCAACCAATAGATTATGTGTACAGACAGAGGTAAACAATCGTGGGTACACACGGTGCTGTGATAGAATCAGAATTAATCCCTCACTGCTACCAGCCCTCGTCTTTGTTTCTGTAAGAGAGCTGGTTCTCTCATCAAATaattttccactgttttctccTATCAATGTCATTCGTGCTCCACAGACACACTACACTGAAGGTGACTACATCATTCGACAAGGAGCTATGGGAGACACCTTTTATATCATTAGCAAAGGCCAGGTAAAGTTTTATATTGTCTGCCTGCTGCACAGATGAAACGAGGCTTTCAGAGAAAAAGGGTTTAGAATCTGTGAGGACGAAATGTCAGCGCAGGGTTTTGAAATTGCTTTATGACGGTGATAATTGACTTTGGCACTCTCTTTTTGATTCGCCAGGttaaagtgacagaaaagaAGCCAGGCCATGAAGAGCTTTCTAAGCTTTCTGAGAGACAGTGGTTTGGAGAAAAAGCTCTGTGGGGGTAAGAAGGAAATAATGCACTTTTAGAAGAAGCACTAAAGGAAATTATGAAAACAGTACAGGATGGTAAAAAGTGTCATTTATGCCTGCATGATatattgattttctttatttgtttttatgttgtgtgcTTTGTATTGATCTGTTTTGATAAGATTTCCTCatcttgttttcctctctgtctctagAGAGGATGTTCGGGCTGTGAATGTGATTGCTGCTGGTgaagttacatgtttgttaATAGACAGAGAGTAAGTCAATAAATTGAGTTAATAAAGTTCTCTGCAGAGGCAAGGCGtctgcttctgctgctttactctaaattgaaaataaattgaTGTCCTTATCCAGTCATTTGTAGGATGTTCATTGTCAGGAAATATATTTCTGTCCTCCAGGACCTTCAAAGATATCATCAGTGGGTTGGTATTTGACAGTGGTAATGAGGTTCTGCAAAACACTGAATCCAAAGTCGAGTAAGGAGCATTATAATACTGTTTTGTATTAACAATTACATGTTATTTGTACCCATGGAAACTACAAGCTCACCCCTCTTTTCCTTGTGAGCAGGTCAGACAAGGATGCTGCGCTCCTCTCATCTTCCATCTTAAGTGATTTCCAGATTATTTGCACCCTGGGAGTTGGGGAGTTGGGTCACGTAGACTTGGTGAGGGTTGATCTTATAGCAGctcacacacaatgacacaaatCCCCTGCACTGCTGCCGTCTCGAGATTCCATGtgtctgtaatgtaacatattGATTTTCACCTCTGTCAGGTGCAGCTAAAGAGCAATGTCAAGTGTCTCTCTGCCATGAGGGTCCTTAAGAAGAAGCTGATTCTCAACAACGGTCAACGAGAGCACATACTGAGAGAGCAGCGCATCCTAATGGAGGCTCATTGTCCGTTCATAGTCAGGTGTCTGTTCTTAAACAGCTTCTAATTAGGATTGTTTTcagtttaatcattttaaaaagtatctTTCAGGTGTCTGGTAGCCAAGTGATTAAGAAGCATACCATAAAAAGTCTGTGTTTCAACTCCTGCCAGGGAACCATGTcgcctccctctctccccctgtGCTTCTGTATCTTTACCATCTCAATCAAATGAAAGCAATAAAATCTTTAACATGTTgctctacttttttttaaccGCAGGCTACACAAAACCTTTAGAGATGCAGAGTGCCTCTACATGTTGACAGAGGCTTGTCTTTGTGGTGATCTTTGCAGTCTACTCGGAGATAAGTAAGTATTTTTGGACTAAAGGAAATTAAGACTTAAGGCACTTTTTGTCATCatactgataaaatatttattgtgctaccactgtgtttttttcccaagCTTTCAACACAATGCAATTTTAACACTGATCGTCTGCAGCACACATTCAAATCAACACTCTGCATACTGTTATAGAGGCTGTTTGGACGAATGCAGCACCAGGTTCTACACTGCTTGTGTTGTTGAGGCCCTGAGCTTTCT is drawn from Thunnus albacares chromosome 2, fThuAlb1.1, whole genome shotgun sequence and contains these coding sequences:
- the prkg1l gene encoding cGMP-dependent protein kinase 1 isoform X1, whose translation is MINVHHSTYYSQASEIPQRPSDPIGIQSMHFSLQPPLSWSCDCLLSVPSPGQPRAREEHPLLHLGGYKGDLHLACRQTGTNLLRTNEKDAAYISIFCVTDTTWCLEVMGTLRDLQFALQLKIEELRQRDTLIDELELELDTKDELIRRLQEELDRYRATVSLTGPSAVGGACSAQGEDNQRAKRETVISEPFTLDPVTLAMVFHRSCDKSQESRKLIQAAFLKNDLLKNLDEGEIRAIIACMYSTTIHQGCYVIQEGTNGAQAYVVEEGRLEMTKDGLKVLTVEPEDMFGEVALLYNCTYTYSVAAQTDSKLWVIDRKSYQTILTQSGLNSLSYSMELLSSVPCLQSLPEDVIMKMSDLLEETHYTEGDYIIRQGAMGDTFYIISKGQVKVTEKKPGHEELSKLSERQWFGEKALWGEDVRAVNVIAAGEVTCLLIDRETFKDIISGLVFDSGNEVLQNTESKVESDKDAALLSSSILSDFQIICTLGVGELGHVDLVQLKSNVKCLSAMRVLKKKLILNNGQREHILREQRILMEAHCPFIVRLHKTFRDAECLYMLTEACLCGDLCSLLGDKGCLDECSTRFYTACVVEALSFLHYRGVVYRDVKPENVVLDEHGYAKLIGFRCAKKIEVGKKTWTFCGTPGYMAPEIILNKGHNISADLWSLGVFVFELLSGELPFSGFDPMKILTATIRGIDQIDFPKTISKSASSLIKKLCRSNPSERLGSQRNGAKNIQKHKWFEGFNWEGLCKGTLSPPLILKVKHLLDSSTYSHYTGDSAEPCTDWDDF
- the prkg1l gene encoding cGMP-dependent protein kinase 1 isoform X3, encoding MINVHHSTYYSQASEIPQRPSDPIGIQSMHFSLQPPLSWSCDCLLSVPSPGQPRAREEHPLLHLVTDTTWCLEVMGTLRDLQFALQLKIEELRQRDTLIDELELELDTKDELIRRLQEELDRYRATVSLTGPSAVGGACSAQGEDNQRAKRETVISEPFTLDPVTLAMVFHRSCDKSQESRKLIQAAFLKNDLLKNLDEGEIRAIIACMYSTTIHQGCYVIQEGTNGAQAYVVEEGRLEMTKDGLKVLTVEPEDMFGEVALLYNCTYTYSVAAQTDSKLWVIDRKSYQTILTQSGLNSLSYSMELLSSVPCLQSLPEDVIMKMSDLLEETHYTEGDYIIRQGAMGDTFYIISKGQVKVTEKKPGHEELSKLSERQWFGEKALWGEDVRAVNVIAAGEVTCLLIDRETFKDIISGLVFDSGNEVLQNTESKVESDKDAALLSSSILSDFQIICTLGVGELGHVDLVQLKSNVKCLSAMRVLKKKLILNNGQREHILREQRILMEAHCPFIVRLHKTFRDAECLYMLTEACLCGDLCSLLGDKGCLDECSTRFYTACVVEALSFLHYRGVVYRDVKPENVVLDEHGYAKLIGFRCAKKIEVGKKTWTFCGTPGYMAPEIILNKGHNISADLWSLGVFVFELLSGELPFSGFDPMKILTATIRGIDQIDFPKTISKSASSLIKKLCRSNPSERLGSQRNGAKNIQKHKWFEGFNWEGLCKGTLSPPLILKVKHLLDSSTYSHYTGDSAEPCTDWDDF
- the prkg1l gene encoding cGMP-dependent protein kinase 1 isoform X4; protein product: MKQTLKNQTKKHCLIYYSLKGTSYSSNSGDFPSSDYMLASHGPTNFGDFPSHSSLPYHASRLQTGYLLLLVFLPSLLPYHVSHFLLFFPSCLVLCWQFNLPHLVVSLRHQRLFLALVPTTPTTLVQTSDDDVHTLHSCSAQGEDNQRAKRETVISEPFTLDPVTLAMVFHRSCDKSQESRKLIQAAFLKNDLLKNLDEGEIRAIIACMYSTTIHQGCYVIQEGTNGAQAYVVEEGRLEMTKDGLKVLTVEPEDMFGEVALLYNCTYTYSVAAQTDSKLWVIDRKSYQTILTQSGLNSLSYSMELLSSVPCLQSLPEDVIMKMSDLLEETHYTEGDYIIRQGAMGDTFYIISKGQVKVTEKKPGHEELSKLSERQWFGEKALWGEDVRAVNVIAAGEVTCLLIDRETFKDIISGLVFDSGNEVLQNTESKVESDKDAALLSSSILSDFQIICTLGVGELGHVDLVQLKSNVKCLSAMRVLKKKLILNNGQREHILREQRILMEAHCPFIVRLHKTFRDAECLYMLTEACLCGDLCSLLGDKGCLDECSTRFYTACVVEALSFLHYRGVVYRDVKPENVVLDEHGYAKLIGFRCAKKIEVGKKTWTFCGTPGYMAPEIILNKGHNISADLWSLGVFVFELLSGELPFSGFDPMKILTATIRGIDQIDFPKTISKSASSLIKKLCRSNPSERLGSQRNGAKNIQKHKWFEGFNWEGLCKGTLSPPLILKVKHLLDSSTYSHYTGDSAEPCTDWDDF
- the prkg1l gene encoding cGMP-dependent protein kinase 1 isoform X5, whose translation is MINVHHSTYYSQASEIPQRPSDPIGIQSMHFSLQPPLSWSCDCLLSVPSPGQPRAREEHPLLHLGGYKGDLHLACRQTGTNLLRTNEKDAAYISIFCVTDTTWCLEVMGTLRDLQFALQLKIEELRQRDTLIDELELELDTKDELIRRLQEELDRYRATVSLTGPSAVGGACSAQGEDNQRAKRETVISEPFTLDPVTLAMVFHRSCDKSQESRKLIQAAFLKNDLLKNLDEGEIRAIIACMYSTTIHQGCYVIQEGTNGAQAYVVEAQTDSKLWVIDRKSYQTILTQSGLNSLSYSMELLSSVPCLQSLPEDVIMKMSDLLEETHYTEGDYIIRQGAMGDTFYIISKGQVKVTEKKPGHEELSKLSERQWFGEKALWGEDVRAVNVIAAGEVTCLLIDRETFKDIISGLVFDSGNEVLQNTESKVESDKDAALLSSSILSDFQIICTLGVGELGHVDLVQLKSNVKCLSAMRVLKKKLILNNGQREHILREQRILMEAHCPFIVRLHKTFRDAECLYMLTEACLCGDLCSLLGDKGCLDECSTRFYTACVVEALSFLHYRGVVYRDVKPENVVLDEHGYAKLIGFRCAKKIEVGKKTWTFCGTPGYMAPEIILNKGHNISADLWSLGVFVFELLSGELPFSGFDPMKILTATIRGIDQIDFPKTISKSASSLIKKLCRSNPSERLGSQRNGAKNIQKHKWFEGFNWEGLCKGTLSPPLILKVKHLLDSSTYSHYTGDSAEPCTDWDDF
- the prkg1l gene encoding cGMP-dependent protein kinase 1 isoform X6 → MGTLRDLQFALQLKIEELRQRDTLIDELELELDTKDELIRRLQEELDRYRATVSLTGPSAVGGACSAQGEDNQRAKRETVISEPFTLDPVTLAMVFHRSCDKSQESRKLIQAAFLKNDLLKNLDEGEIRAIIACMYSTTIHQGCYVIQEGTNGAQAYVVEEGRLEMTKDGLKVLTVEPEDMFGEVALLYNCTYTYSVAAQTDSKLWVIDRKSYQTILTQSGLNSLSYSMELLSSVPCLQSLPEDVIMKMSDLLEETHYTEGDYIIRQGAMGDTFYIISKGQVKVTEKKPGHEELSKLSERQWFGEKALWGEDVRAVNVIAAGEVTCLLIDRETFKDIISGLVFDSGNEVLQNTESKVESDKDAALLSSSILSDFQIICTLGVGELGHVDLVQLKSNVKCLSAMRVLKKKLILNNGQREHILREQRILMEAHCPFIVRLHKTFRDAECLYMLTEACLCGDLCSLLGDKGCLDECSTRFYTACVVEALSFLHYRGVVYRDVKPENVVLDEHGYAKLIGFRCAKKIEVGKKTWTFCGTPGYMAPEIILNKGHNISADLWSLGVFVFELLSGELPFSGFDPMKILTATIRGIDQIDFPKTISKSASSLIKKLCRSNPSERLGSQRNGAKNIQKHKWFEGFNWEGLCKGTLSPPLILKVKHLLDSSTYSHYTGDSAEPCTDWDDF
- the prkg1l gene encoding cGMP-dependent protein kinase 1 isoform X2, which translates into the protein MINVHHSTYYSQASEIPQRPSDPIGIQSMHFSLQPPLSWSCDCLLSVPSPGQPRAREEHPLLHLGGYKGDLHLACRQTGTNLLRTNEKDAAYISIFCVTDTTWCLEVMGTLRDLQFALQLKIEELRQRDTLIDELELELDTKDELIRRLQEELDRYRATVSLTACSAQGEDNQRAKRETVISEPFTLDPVTLAMVFHRSCDKSQESRKLIQAAFLKNDLLKNLDEGEIRAIIACMYSTTIHQGCYVIQEGTNGAQAYVVEEGRLEMTKDGLKVLTVEPEDMFGEVALLYNCTYTYSVAAQTDSKLWVIDRKSYQTILTQSGLNSLSYSMELLSSVPCLQSLPEDVIMKMSDLLEETHYTEGDYIIRQGAMGDTFYIISKGQVKVTEKKPGHEELSKLSERQWFGEKALWGEDVRAVNVIAAGEVTCLLIDRETFKDIISGLVFDSGNEVLQNTESKVESDKDAALLSSSILSDFQIICTLGVGELGHVDLVQLKSNVKCLSAMRVLKKKLILNNGQREHILREQRILMEAHCPFIVRLHKTFRDAECLYMLTEACLCGDLCSLLGDKGCLDECSTRFYTACVVEALSFLHYRGVVYRDVKPENVVLDEHGYAKLIGFRCAKKIEVGKKTWTFCGTPGYMAPEIILNKGHNISADLWSLGVFVFELLSGELPFSGFDPMKILTATIRGIDQIDFPKTISKSASSLIKKLCRSNPSERLGSQRNGAKNIQKHKWFEGFNWEGLCKGTLSPPLILKVKHLLDSSTYSHYTGDSAEPCTDWDDF
- the prkg1l gene encoding cGMP-dependent protein kinase 1 isoform X7 — protein: MLITEKRHYSSSRALNPAYCVFFIACSAQGEDNQRAKRETVISEPFTLDPVTLAMVFHRSCDKSQESRKLIQAAFLKNDLLKNLDEGEIRAIIACMYSTTIHQGCYVIQEGTNGAQAYVVEEGRLEMTKDGLKVLTVEPEDMFGEVALLYNCTYTYSVAAQTDSKLWVIDRKSYQTILTQSGLNSLSYSMELLSSVPCLQSLPEDVIMKMSDLLEETHYTEGDYIIRQGAMGDTFYIISKGQVKVTEKKPGHEELSKLSERQWFGEKALWGEDVRAVNVIAAGEVTCLLIDRETFKDIISGLVFDSGNEVLQNTESKVESDKDAALLSSSILSDFQIICTLGVGELGHVDLVQLKSNVKCLSAMRVLKKKLILNNGQREHILREQRILMEAHCPFIVRLHKTFRDAECLYMLTEACLCGDLCSLLGDKGCLDECSTRFYTACVVEALSFLHYRGVVYRDVKPENVVLDEHGYAKLIGFRCAKKIEVGKKTWTFCGTPGYMAPEIILNKGHNISADLWSLGVFVFELLSGELPFSGFDPMKILTATIRGIDQIDFPKTISKSASSLIKKLCRSNPSERLGSQRNGAKNIQKHKWFEGFNWEGLCKGTLSPPLILKVKHLLDSSTYSHYTGDSAEPCTDWDDF